Proteins encoded together in one Planctopirus ephydatiae window:
- a CDS encoding GTPase family protein, which translates to MSRLIYRYGPGLLFVLPLIGAMIAGILDWIWRPLLSAFTGYTSVLALLCWSFALLLLRQWILRKKLFPHPPIVIPTGVSRQDQAAYEIVQKAELELEHQLQQTPAPQARFQLLIDALGSMARTIAQIYRPGVAQPYSDRTVIELVAMAGLAARSLRHWLTSAIPGIESISAREGLLLMGASDIYRRRQIQIDRIAAGVGGLLLLISGLAATVFESETGLVLARGMISFLLLVIIPRLIWRRCQDGLSREFLQAALLQIAGEAGTLMISLSNGALRKGSQAYTELERKLAKTTPAVRRPILPITWRVWLIYTLLLIPYLWLALIGIYALIVDEWWLPLGIFTALCWSLSFYWWSSQKRAPISQSTRMAIDETIGSFAKERPWPPAQTFDPYRKDLQLLMSKIGNSLGARGRLHLEDLTVPEGLMVVESLAIDLEPMIAAWPLSTVLTIGQVETWLQRATQAQEAYEQTRPMLDTLGKTWNLTRWIRALTPAEIVKNIGWTIAAELAGNLVSISKDQFNDWLRNEYSRCWRLAGIRLADAQMKSWHPAPLIIDENFSLTAATPKASSHTADSQPDVPVESQAENSSSPLVKLAVVGQVKAGKSSLINAILRQQAAFVDVLPATSGVAEYRCLLPMSAGEVVLLDTPGYTDATLSPRQFAAILEAARQAEVVLLVMAANNPAKDPDVQLMHRLQEYFQQHPQERPPLLVGVISKVDLLRPTLEWSPPYQFLNPAATRTKEVSVREVVQYHHEVFQSTIRHWVPVATRLEAHTTTLESGTQESPNRLYGIDEYLIPLLIAQLPQAQGLLLLKAHHARQDHWEAWWQTARDEGRKLLKMIEGSLK; encoded by the coding sequence ATGTCGCGATTGATCTACCGCTATGGCCCAGGGTTACTCTTCGTACTCCCCCTGATCGGTGCGATGATCGCTGGCATTCTCGACTGGATCTGGCGACCACTCCTCAGTGCTTTCACAGGCTACACCTCAGTCCTGGCACTCCTGTGCTGGTCATTCGCTTTATTGTTGCTCCGCCAATGGATCCTGAGAAAAAAACTCTTTCCTCACCCGCCGATCGTCATTCCCACAGGAGTCTCCCGGCAGGATCAAGCAGCCTACGAGATTGTCCAGAAAGCCGAGCTCGAGCTCGAACACCAGCTACAACAAACACCCGCGCCTCAGGCTCGATTTCAACTTCTCATCGATGCACTGGGCAGCATGGCCCGTACGATTGCCCAGATTTACCGGCCCGGTGTTGCTCAACCTTACAGCGATCGCACTGTGATTGAACTGGTGGCCATGGCAGGCCTGGCTGCCCGATCACTCCGTCATTGGCTGACAAGTGCCATTCCCGGGATCGAGAGCATCTCCGCACGTGAAGGCCTGCTCCTCATGGGAGCTTCCGACATCTATCGGAGGCGCCAGATTCAAATTGATCGCATCGCAGCCGGCGTCGGTGGTCTCCTGCTACTGATCTCTGGCCTCGCCGCGACCGTTTTTGAATCGGAAACCGGCCTGGTGCTCGCCCGTGGGATGATAAGTTTTTTACTGCTGGTGATCATTCCCCGATTGATCTGGAGGCGTTGCCAGGACGGGCTTTCCCGAGAGTTTCTCCAGGCGGCTTTACTACAGATCGCTGGTGAAGCCGGAACATTGATGATCTCGTTATCGAATGGAGCCTTGCGCAAGGGAAGCCAGGCCTACACCGAACTCGAACGAAAACTGGCAAAGACTACCCCGGCTGTTCGCCGCCCGATACTTCCCATCACCTGGCGTGTCTGGCTGATTTACACCTTGCTGCTGATCCCTTATCTCTGGCTGGCGCTGATTGGCATTTACGCACTGATTGTGGATGAATGGTGGCTGCCACTGGGAATCTTCACAGCCCTCTGCTGGAGCCTCTCGTTCTACTGGTGGTCTTCCCAGAAAAGAGCCCCCATCAGCCAGTCCACACGCATGGCGATCGATGAAACCATAGGCTCGTTTGCCAAAGAGCGACCCTGGCCTCCAGCTCAAACATTCGATCCTTACCGCAAGGATCTTCAGTTGTTGATGAGCAAGATCGGGAACTCACTTGGTGCTCGCGGTCGATTGCATCTGGAAGATCTCACTGTCCCCGAAGGCTTGATGGTTGTGGAATCTCTGGCGATCGATCTTGAGCCCATGATTGCTGCCTGGCCCCTTTCCACAGTACTAACCATCGGACAGGTCGAAACCTGGTTACAGCGAGCCACTCAGGCTCAAGAGGCTTATGAGCAGACCAGGCCCATGCTCGATACCCTGGGCAAAACGTGGAATCTGACACGCTGGATTCGCGCCTTAACACCTGCAGAGATCGTCAAGAATATCGGCTGGACCATCGCTGCGGAACTGGCAGGTAATCTCGTCTCCATCTCCAAAGATCAGTTCAACGACTGGTTACGCAACGAGTACTCCCGCTGCTGGAGGCTGGCGGGAATTCGTCTGGCCGATGCCCAAATGAAAAGCTGGCATCCCGCTCCACTGATCATCGACGAAAACTTCTCTCTGACAGCCGCCACCCCTAAAGCTTCTTCACACACAGCCGATTCTCAACCTGATGTTCCCGTCGAAAGCCAGGCTGAAAACTCTTCAAGCCCGCTGGTGAAACTGGCCGTTGTCGGACAGGTGAAAGCGGGAAAATCGAGCCTTATCAATGCCATCCTCAGACAGCAGGCCGCTTTTGTCGATGTCCTCCCTGCCACTTCAGGTGTGGCGGAATATCGCTGCCTCCTGCCGATGTCCGCAGGCGAAGTGGTGCTCCTCGATACTCCCGGCTACACCGATGCCACACTCTCCCCCAGGCAGTTTGCAGCGATTCTTGAAGCAGCCCGGCAAGCCGAAGTCGTCCTGCTCGTGATGGCTGCCAACAATCCCGCCAAGGATCCTGATGTGCAATTGATGCATCGCTTGCAGGAGTACTTCCAGCAGCATCCCCAGGAGCGACCGCCACTTCTCGTGGGCGTCATTTCCAAAGTCGATCTGCTGAGACCGACTCTCGAATGGTCACCCCCTTATCAATTCCTCAATCCGGCTGCGACGCGGACTAAAGAAGTGTCCGTTCGCGAAGTCGTTCAATACCATCATGAGGTCTTTCAATCGACGATCAGGCACTGGGTGCCGGTCGCCACTCGGCTGGAAGCACATACCACAACTCTTGAATCTGGGACACAAGAGTCACCCAACAGGCTCTACGGAATCGATGAATACCTGATCCCCCTGCTCATCGCCCAGCTTCCTCAGGCCCAGGGATTGCTATTGCTCAAGGCTCATCATGCCCGTCAGGATCACTGGGAAGCGTGGTGGCAAACCGCACGAGACGAAGGCCGCAAACTGCTCAAAATGATTGAGGGGTCGCTGAAATGA
- the infA gene encoding translation initiation factor IF-1 codes for MAKEEAIEVDGDVVEALANTQFRVLLSNGHEVLAHVAGKMRKHFIRIVPGDKVKVEVSPYDLNRGRIIFRER; via the coding sequence ATGGCGAAAGAAGAAGCCATCGAAGTGGATGGCGACGTCGTGGAGGCTCTGGCCAACACGCAATTTCGAGTATTGCTCTCGAATGGACATGAAGTTCTAGCTCACGTCGCGGGGAAAATGCGTAAACACTTCATCCGTATTGTGCCGGGTGACAAAGTGAAGGTGGAAGTGAGTCCTTACGATCTCAATCGTGGGCGAATTATCTTCCGCGAGCGTTAA
- the rnhA gene encoding ribonuclease HI produces MSAHQAGSTATSPSVMDQEQSALPFVQLFTDGACSGNPGPGGWGYILRHPASGKEKEASGGLAETTNNQMELQAVIEGLKALKSRSRVEVVTDSSYVAKGSSEWLPGWKRNGWQRKEGKSFKPVKNVEYWQALDQLLARHQVQFKLIKGHAGHAENERCDVLAVAAAAAAKASANG; encoded by the coding sequence ATGTCAGCTCATCAGGCCGGGTCAACTGCTACCTCTCCCAGCGTTATGGATCAGGAACAGTCTGCACTTCCTTTTGTGCAGCTCTTTACAGACGGGGCATGCAGTGGCAATCCTGGCCCTGGTGGCTGGGGTTACATTCTTCGGCATCCGGCTTCTGGCAAAGAGAAAGAAGCCAGTGGTGGCCTGGCTGAGACCACCAACAACCAGATGGAACTGCAGGCTGTTATTGAAGGTCTTAAGGCTCTCAAAAGCCGTTCTCGGGTGGAAGTGGTGACTGATAGCAGCTATGTCGCCAAGGGATCCAGCGAGTGGTTGCCCGGTTGGAAGCGTAACGGCTGGCAGCGCAAAGAGGGTAAATCCTTTAAGCCCGTCAAGAATGTCGAATACTGGCAAGCTCTTGATCAACTACTGGCCAGGCATCAGGTGCAGTTTAAGCTGATCAAAGGGCATGCAGGGCATGCGGAGAATGAGCGCTGCGATGTGCTGGCTGTCGCTGCTGCTGCCGCCGCCAAAGCCTCTGCCAACGGCTGA
- a CDS encoding SGNH/GDSL hydrolase family protein, whose product MSCRTMPPSLPIRQVAAFLLLVMTSLACQLASVAIIAADSPAFKEAVECHSRGGLPNVRAKIEAGQSVKIAYLGGSITAAPGWRVLSREWLTKQYPGVPFEQIDAAIGGTGSDLGVFRLKNDVLRHEPDLLFVEFAVNDGGAPPEQIHKAMEGIVRQTWKANPRTDILFVYTVSEPFLEQLRNGKMQRSASAMENVAEHYKVPSIHLGVKVVQLEKDGELVFKSPRPADIREARPLVFSTDGVHPHVETGHEVYAATIARCWPAIMEASGKPVAHALDQPLRTDNFERAQQIPITANMLKGAWKKLPADHTLARRFARNMPELYEAEAPGAALEFTIEGTTLAIFDLLGPDGGRLKVTWDDLPPTYQNRIDPYCTYHRMGKTTIASERPAGRHHVRIELMPEKLNKREILFEHNRKDYDDHPEKYADHKWIVGSILLIGDIVADEPDSSTSKAPE is encoded by the coding sequence ATGAGTTGTCGCACGATGCCACCATCCCTTCCCATTCGCCAAGTCGCCGCTTTTTTGCTGCTCGTGATGACTTCGCTGGCTTGTCAACTTGCCAGTGTTGCGATCATCGCAGCCGATTCTCCGGCCTTTAAAGAGGCGGTGGAATGCCACTCGCGAGGAGGTTTGCCCAATGTTCGAGCGAAAATCGAAGCTGGCCAGTCTGTGAAGATTGCCTATCTGGGGGGCAGCATTACGGCTGCACCCGGCTGGCGTGTGCTTTCCCGTGAATGGCTGACGAAGCAATACCCGGGCGTTCCATTCGAGCAGATTGATGCCGCCATTGGTGGCACGGGTTCCGATCTGGGAGTGTTCCGGCTGAAGAATGATGTTCTCCGTCATGAGCCCGATCTGCTTTTCGTCGAGTTTGCTGTCAACGATGGGGGTGCTCCCCCTGAACAGATCCATAAAGCGATGGAAGGGATTGTCCGCCAGACATGGAAGGCGAATCCCAGGACCGACATCCTTTTCGTTTACACAGTCAGCGAGCCATTTCTGGAACAGCTCCGCAATGGCAAGATGCAGCGATCGGCCAGTGCGATGGAAAATGTTGCTGAACACTACAAAGTTCCTTCGATTCATTTGGGAGTGAAAGTCGTTCAACTGGAGAAAGATGGTGAGCTGGTTTTCAAATCTCCCAGACCAGCCGACATTCGCGAGGCCAGGCCACTTGTCTTTTCGACCGATGGTGTCCATCCCCATGTGGAGACTGGCCACGAGGTCTATGCCGCCACGATTGCCCGCTGCTGGCCAGCCATCATGGAGGCGAGTGGGAAACCGGTTGCCCATGCACTCGACCAGCCATTACGGACAGATAACTTCGAGCGGGCCCAGCAGATTCCAATTACGGCCAACATGCTCAAGGGAGCGTGGAAAAAGCTGCCTGCTGATCACACGCTGGCGCGGCGATTTGCCAGGAACATGCCCGAGCTCTATGAAGCGGAAGCTCCAGGCGCTGCCCTCGAATTCACGATCGAAGGTACCACACTGGCGATCTTTGACCTGCTGGGGCCGGACGGTGGGCGGTTAAAGGTCACGTGGGATGATCTGCCGCCGACTTATCAGAACCGGATTGACCCGTATTGCACCTATCACCGCATGGGGAAGACGACGATTGCCAGCGAGCGGCCCGCAGGGCGACATCATGTGCGGATTGAACTGATGCCGGAGAAGCTCAATAAACGGGAAATTCTCTTTGAACACAACCGCAAAGATTACGATGACCACCCCGAAAAATATGCCGATCACAAATGGATCGTGGGCTCAATCCTGCTGATTGGCGATATTGTCGCGGATGAACCGGATTCATCAACGTCGAAAGCCCCGGAATGA